In the genome of Pogona vitticeps strain Pit_001003342236 chromosome 13, PviZW2.1, whole genome shotgun sequence, one region contains:
- the GPR139 gene encoding putative G-protein coupled receptor 139 yields the protein MEQDYIHTHNTSLHGCGLGYVPVVYYSLLLCLGLPANILTVIILSQLVARRQKSSYNYLLALAAADLLVLFFIVFVDFLLEDFILKKEMPEILDKIIEVLEFSSIHTSIWITVPLTIDRYIAVCHPLKYHMVSYPTRTRKVIVSVYIICFLTSIPYYWWPNIWKADYTSTLVHHILIWSHCFTAYIVPCSIFFVLNSVIVYKLRQKCNFRLRGYSTGKTTAILFTITSIFAILWAPRVIMILYHLYVTPINNSWSIHIVSDVANMLALLNTAINFFLYCFISKRFRTMAAATLKAFFKCQKQPVQFYTNHNFSITSSPWISPANSHCIKMLVYQYDKNGKPIKISP from the coding sequence CTAACATTTTGACAGTCATCATCCTGTCACAGTTGGTGGCTCGGCGGCAGAAATCCTCCTATAATTACCTTCTAGCTCTAGCAGCTGCTGACTTGCTGGTCCTCTTTTTCATTGTCTTTGTGGACTTCTTACTGGAAGACTTCATCCTGAAGAAGGAAATGCCAGAGATCCTGGACAAAATCATTGAAGTCTTGGAATTTTCTTCCATACACActtccatttggattactgtaccACTGACGATTGACCGGTATATTGCGGTATGCCACCCTCTCAAATATCACATGGTTTCTTACCCAACGCGTACCCGGAAAGTCATTGTAAGTGTTTATATCATTTGCTTTCTGACCAGCATTCCTTACTACTGGTGGCCCAATATTTGGAAAGCAGATTACACAAGTACGTTGGTTCATCACATCCTCATTTGGTCCCACTGCTTCACGGCCTACATAGTACCGTGCTCAATCTTCTTTGTTCTGAATTCAGTCATTGTGTACAAGCTTCGACAAAAGTGCAATTTCCGATTGAGAGGGTACTCCACGGGGAAAACGACCGCCATCTTGTTTACAATAACCTCAATTTTTGCCATACTGTGGGCGCCAAGGGTTATCATGATCTTATATCACCTGTATGTCACACCAATAAACAACAGCTGGTCCATCCACATCGTCTCTGACGTTGCCAACATGCTAGCTCTGTTGAACACCGCCATCaatttcttcctttattgtttcATTAGCAAGCGATTCCGCACGATGGCAGCTGCGACGCTTAAGGCTTTCTTTAAGTGTCAGAAGCAACCTGTTCAGTTCTATACAAACCATAACTTTTCAATAACTAGCAGTCCCTGGATATCCCCTGCCAACTCTCACTGTATCAAAATGCTTGTTTACCAATATGATAAGAATGGAAAGCCTATAAAAATATCGCCATGA